One genomic window of Bradyrhizobium sp. B124 includes the following:
- a CDS encoding GNAT family N-acetyltransferase, whose product MIETRLATSSDAEAISALLTANAGDRGGMLLGQWPREVIETRIARGQSIVIAIGDEGRLLGALLTSDKGFGEAPPVQAMLKAWRGGPGAYVYGPVCVAPDARGCGVLDALYARLQATFPGREAILFIREDNPRSLKAHLRLGMRAVARYDFGGKVFVVLSDRPDSE is encoded by the coding sequence ATGATCGAGACCAGGCTCGCCACATCGTCGGATGCGGAAGCGATCTCAGCGCTGCTGACGGCCAACGCCGGCGACCGCGGCGGCATGCTGCTCGGGCAATGGCCGCGCGAGGTGATTGAGACGCGCATTGCACGCGGGCAATCGATCGTCATCGCGATCGGCGATGAGGGCAGGCTGCTCGGTGCGCTCCTGACGTCAGACAAAGGATTCGGCGAGGCCCCGCCGGTGCAGGCCATGCTGAAGGCCTGGCGTGGCGGCCCCGGTGCGTATGTGTATGGCCCCGTGTGCGTCGCCCCGGACGCGCGCGGCTGCGGCGTCCTCGACGCGCTCTACGCCAGGCTTCAGGCCACGTTTCCCGGCCGCGAAGCGATCCTGTTCATCAGGGAAGACAATCCGCGCTCGCTCAAGGCGCATCTGCGGCTCGGCATGCGCGCGGTCGCGCGATACGACTTCGGCGGCAAGGTTTTCGTGGTCCTGAGCGACAGGCCCGACTCCGA
- a CDS encoding DUF1801 domain-containing protein yields MTASERIDQMIEDLTDWRGKTLAGLRKSILAADSEIIEEWKWMGSPVWSRDGIIAVGNAHKGKVKLTFMYGAQLPDPDKLFNTGFEGNVRRAIDLFEGDKINDRALKALIRAAIELNQAKSSKTAKKPAKKAAAGARATAKKKA; encoded by the coding sequence ATGACGGCATCGGAACGTATCGACCAGATGATCGAGGATCTCACCGACTGGCGCGGCAAGACGCTCGCCGGCCTGCGCAAGAGCATCCTCGCCGCCGACTCGGAAATCATCGAGGAATGGAAGTGGATGGGCAGCCCGGTGTGGTCGCGCGACGGCATCATCGCGGTCGGCAACGCCCACAAGGGCAAGGTGAAGCTGACCTTCATGTATGGCGCCCAGCTTCCGGATCCCGACAAGCTGTTCAACACCGGCTTCGAGGGCAATGTGCGGCGCGCGATCGATCTGTTCGAGGGCGACAAGATCAACGACCGCGCGCTGAAGGCCCTGATCCGTGCTGCGATCGAGCTCAACCAGGCCAAATCCAGCAAAACTGCGAAGAAGCCGGCGAAGAAGGCCGCCGCGGGCGCTCGCGCAACCGCGAAGAAGAAGGCATGA
- a CDS encoding SRPBCC domain-containing protein, producing MNKTTAETRSAIVEREFPHPPEKLWRALTQPHLMEEWLMKNDFKPEVGHSFNLRGEWGGVLDCKVLTVEPHKTLSYTWNFAHADAAYNLESVVVFTLTPTAKGTHLRVEQSGFQPHQKQAYGGAHAGWKQFLENLDQLLVRPE from the coding sequence ATGAACAAGACCACCGCTGAAACGCGCTCCGCAATCGTGGAGCGCGAGTTTCCCCATCCGCCGGAAAAGCTCTGGCGCGCGCTGACGCAACCGCATCTGATGGAGGAGTGGCTGATGAAGAACGACTTCAAGCCCGAAGTCGGGCACAGCTTCAATCTGCGCGGCGAGTGGGGCGGCGTGCTGGACTGCAAGGTGCTCACTGTGGAGCCGCACAAGACGCTGTCCTACACCTGGAATTTCGCGCATGCGGATGCCGCCTATAATCTCGAGAGCGTGGTGGTCTTCACGCTGACGCCGACAGCGAAGGGCACCCATCTGCGCGTCGAGCAGTCCGGCTTCCAGCCGCATCAGAAGCAGGCCTATGGCGGCGCCCATGCCGGGTGGAAGCAGTTCCTGGAGAATCTCGATCAGCTGCTGGTGCGGCCGGAGTGA
- a CDS encoding metalloregulator ArsR/SmtB family transcription factor → MPDAHDVLFRTLADPTRRAIFERLCREGEQTVGALTARAKISQPAVSKHLGVLKQAGLVRDRHEGRQTHYSAQLGALAPLIDWTSQMAGFWQNRFDHLEDLLKRMDQ, encoded by the coding sequence ATGCCGGACGCTCACGACGTGCTGTTTCGAACCCTCGCAGACCCGACCCGCCGGGCGATATTCGAGCGCCTGTGCCGCGAGGGCGAGCAGACCGTCGGTGCGCTGACCGCGCGGGCAAAGATCTCGCAGCCGGCGGTGTCAAAGCATCTCGGCGTGCTGAAGCAGGCCGGGCTGGTGCGCGACCGCCATGAAGGAAGGCAGACGCATTACAGCGCGCAACTCGGCGCACTGGCGCCGTTGATCGACTGGACCAGCCAGATGGCGGGCTTCTGGCAGAACCGGTTCGATCACCTCGAAGATCTTCTCAAAAGGATGGACCAATGA
- a CDS encoding carbonic anhydrase: MCQLCEITPPSRTSRRVFLAGVACTAASLALAPAVTAKETKPPPKPQNVLPPDAALDRLVKGNLRYVEGVSRRHDFKHEREALSGGQNPFAGILSCADSRIAPEYAFDTGRGDLFVCRVAGNFASDEMIASLEYAQSVLGVPLFMVLGHDSCGAVDAAINSLKDNTTLPGHLPSLVTAIAPAVKATEGKPGDRLANAIRQNVIDNVAKLKTATPILSAAVDQGKLRIVGAVYRLTDGKVELVTDARRPAT, from the coding sequence ATGTGCCAGCTCTGCGAAATCACGCCTCCCAGCCGAACCTCCCGGCGTGTCTTCCTCGCTGGCGTGGCGTGCACCGCGGCCAGCCTCGCCCTTGCGCCGGCTGTGACGGCCAAAGAGACAAAACCGCCGCCGAAGCCGCAGAACGTGCTGCCGCCGGACGCCGCGCTCGACCGGCTGGTGAAGGGCAACCTCCGTTATGTCGAAGGCGTTTCGCGGCGGCATGATTTCAAGCACGAGCGCGAGGCGCTGTCCGGCGGACAGAACCCGTTCGCCGGCATCCTGAGTTGCGCGGACTCCCGCATCGCACCGGAATACGCGTTCGATACCGGCCGCGGCGATCTGTTCGTCTGCCGCGTCGCCGGCAATTTCGCCAGCGACGAGATGATCGCAAGCCTCGAATATGCGCAGTCCGTGCTCGGCGTGCCGCTGTTCATGGTGCTCGGTCATGACAGTTGCGGGGCGGTCGACGCTGCGATCAACTCGCTGAAGGACAACACCACCCTGCCCGGCCATCTGCCCTCGCTGGTCACCGCGATCGCGCCTGCGGTGAAGGCGACCGAGGGCAAGCCGGGCGACCGGCTCGCCAACGCCATCAGGCAAAACGTCATCGACAACGTCGCGAAGCTCAAGACGGCGACGCCGATCCTCAGCGCCGCGGTCGATCAGGGCAAGCTCAGGATCGTCGGCGCGGTCTATCGGCTGACCGACGGCAAGGTCGAGCTCGTCACGGACGCCCGGCGACCGGCGACTTGA
- a CDS encoding ClpXP protease specificity-enhancing factor SspB produces MLLLAVASLPARAGVEPCNTAQKRIEMTALLRHAAEDRPVNITFATRADGVKLPAAVIEQYPEEITIILQHEFDRLVMRDDGFEVGVWFNRKYARLAVPFDAIRSLWDGKVLMCTSNQP; encoded by the coding sequence GTGCTGCTTCTGGCCGTTGCCTCGTTGCCGGCGCGCGCCGGCGTCGAGCCCTGCAACACGGCGCAGAAGCGGATCGAAATGACCGCGTTGCTCCGCCATGCCGCGGAGGACCGCCCGGTCAACATCACCTTCGCAACCCGGGCCGATGGCGTGAAGCTGCCCGCCGCCGTGATCGAGCAATATCCCGAGGAGATCACGATCATCCTGCAGCACGAATTCGATCGCCTCGTGATGAGGGATGACGGCTTCGAGGTCGGCGTCTGGTTCAATCGCAAATATGCCAGGCTCGCCGTGCCGTTCGACGCGATCAGGAGCCTGTGGGACGGCAAGGTTCTGATGTGCACGAGCAATCAACCGTAG